The genomic stretch AGTTTTCTTCCTTCCAAAACGATACCGTTATGCTCTTGTTCTTTTCCAGGTAGGAACCCAGTAGTATCCTCTAAGAAGATCAAAGGAATATTGTATACGTTACAGAAGCGAATGAATCTGGTTCCTTTTCTTGCCGCACCGATATCGATCTGGCCGGAAGAAACCGCAGAGTTATTCGCAACGAAACCTACCACATGTCCACCCAATCTACCGAAAGCGGTTACTAGGTTTCTGGATCTTTGAGGTTGGATCTCGAAATATTGTCCATGATCACAAATATTCTGAATATATAATGTGATATCGAAAGGAGTGTTCATTCCTGTCGGAGAATTGAAAGTCTTCTTGAAAAGAATCTCTTCTTCGTAGATGAACCTGTCCGTTGGATCCGAAGTAGGATGGAAAGGAGCAGCACTCGAATTATTGTCCGGCAAATAAGAAAGAAGACGAAGAGCAGTTCTAAGAGCGCCTAACTCGTCATTCGTAACTAGATCCACTACCCCGCTTTGTCCGTGAACCTTAGGTCCTCCCAGATCATCTGCAGTGATATCTTCTCCCAAAACCGATTTAACTACGCCCGGTCCAGTCAATCCGAAGAATGTATTCTCCGGTTGGATCATGAAGGAACCTTGCCTTGGAAGGTAAGCTCCTCCCCCTGCATTGAATCCGAACATGAGCATTAGGCTTGGAACAACGCCACTAATCTTACGAAGAGCAGTGAATGCTTCGGAGTATCCGTCGAGTCCGCCTACTCCTGCAGGAACGTAAGCACCTGCGGAGTCGTTCATTCCGATCAGAGGAATTCCGTGCTCACCGGCCATATAGATAAGTCTTGCGAGTTTGTTTCCATTGGTTGCGTCCATGGAACCGGCTCTAAGGGTGAAGTCATGTCCGTAAATCGCGACATCCCTTCCGTTGATATTTAAAATTCCAGTGATTAAGGAAGCACCGTCTAGGTTCTTTCCCCAGTTTTGGTAGAGGATATTAGGTTCAGAATTGGTAAGTACCTTAATTCTTTCCCAGACTGTCATCCTTCCCTTGGAGTGTTGTACTAGGATCCTATCCGTTCCACCGCCCTTAAGGGGTTTCTCCAAGAGTTCTTTGCCCATGGTATTTGCTTCTTCATAGATACCTGGGTTTGTTTCCGGTTCCGATTTACTAGTGCTCTGGAACGGATTTTCAAACGAGTACGTGTTTTCCGACATGTTGGTGTTGTCCGCGGAGGATTATTCGGGAAAAATCTAGATCGATCTTTAAGAGGTTTGCTTTTCAGCCTGCCCCTAAAATGGACCTAGACCGCCAATACACAGTTTTTAGAGAAAGGCCAGGGAGGAAAGCTTAAAATCAAAAGTAAGAAGAGCAAAGATAGGAAGAAGTAAAGAACGCCTCTCTTCTGACAAATCGAGGCGACTTTTATATGGGAATTTATTGCAGGGAAGAATCCACAGTATCATAGATCCTAAAAAGAGAATCCATGTCTATGATCTCGAATACCTTTCTTACTGCAGGACGAAGCGCTGCAAGTTTAAGTTGGATCTCTCTTTCCTTGCAGACCCGC from Leptospira semungkisensis encodes the following:
- a CDS encoding acyl-CoA carboxylase subunit beta; amino-acid sequence: MSENTYSFENPFQSTSKSEPETNPGIYEEANTMGKELLEKPLKGGGTDRILVQHSKGRMTVWERIKVLTNSEPNILYQNWGKNLDGASLITGILNINGRDVAIYGHDFTLRAGSMDATNGNKLARLIYMAGEHGIPLIGMNDSAGAYVPAGVGGLDGYSEAFTALRKISGVVPSLMLMFGFNAGGGAYLPRQGSFMIQPENTFFGLTGPGVVKSVLGEDITADDLGGPKVHGQSGVVDLVTNDELGALRTALRLLSYLPDNNSSAAPFHPTSDPTDRFIYEEEILFKKTFNSPTGMNTPFDITLYIQNICDHGQYFEIQPQRSRNLVTAFGRLGGHVVGFVANNSAVSSGQIDIGAARKGTRFIRFCNVYNIPLIFLEDTTGFLPGKEQEHNGIVLEGRKLLDSIIDIRTPRLTLIIRNAFGGAYATFNSYHTGADMVFALPTARIAVMGPAGKDYVYKDEISEIQREYKENLKKGLSDKEAAAVRDKKLQSLSQRYEKELMNPKEALSLGSVSRIVLPGTTRNILFQNLDYLIRHYKPGPMSGPQREFE